The Mycolicibacterium hassiacum DSM 44199 genome includes a window with the following:
- a CDS encoding dynamin-like GTPase family protein, which yields MSTSDHVRAILGATIRAYRADPAYRNRPDVHHGLELIGRRLNEPIRIALAGTLKAGKSTLVNALVGEEIAPTDATEATRIVTWFRHGPVPKVTANHRDGRRSNVPIGRNGGLTFDFADLDADDIVDLEVEWPAPELVNATIIDTPGTSSLSRDVSERTLRLLVPGDGVPRVDAVVFLLRTLNAADIALLKQIGELVGGSAGALGVIGVASRADEIGAGRIDAMLSAKDVATRFTRELEQTGICQAVVPVSGLLALTARTLRQSEFVALEKLAGVDPVELHKAMLSADRFVREDSTLPVDAPTRAALLNRFGMFGIRIAIAVLRAGVNDSVALADELLERSGLVALRDVIDQQFAQRSDLLKAHTALVSLRRFVQNYPIYATPRIIADIDPLLADTHAFEELRLLSQLRSRPTTLNEDEMASLRRIIGGSGTDAASRLGLGPEAPYDGPRAAFAAAQRWRRRAEHPLNDPFTTRACRAAARSAEALVAEFAARNRTF from the coding sequence CATCGGCCGCCGGCTCAACGAGCCGATCCGCATCGCGTTGGCCGGAACCCTCAAGGCGGGCAAGTCGACGCTGGTGAACGCCCTGGTCGGCGAGGAGATCGCACCGACCGACGCGACCGAGGCGACCCGCATCGTCACCTGGTTCCGGCACGGGCCGGTGCCCAAGGTCACCGCCAACCACCGCGACGGGCGCCGTTCGAATGTGCCGATCGGCCGCAACGGCGGCCTGACGTTCGACTTCGCCGATCTGGACGCCGACGACATCGTCGACCTGGAGGTCGAATGGCCGGCGCCTGAGCTCGTCAACGCCACCATCATCGACACCCCGGGCACGTCGTCGCTGTCGCGCGACGTCTCCGAACGCACCCTGCGGCTGCTGGTTCCCGGCGACGGGGTGCCGCGGGTGGACGCGGTGGTGTTCCTGCTGCGGACCCTCAACGCCGCCGACATCGCGCTGCTCAAGCAGATCGGTGAACTGGTCGGCGGATCGGCCGGGGCGCTCGGGGTGATCGGCGTGGCGTCGCGGGCCGACGAGATCGGCGCGGGCCGCATCGACGCGATGCTGTCCGCCAAGGACGTGGCGACCCGGTTCACCCGCGAGCTCGAGCAGACCGGGATCTGCCAGGCGGTGGTGCCGGTGTCGGGGCTGCTCGCGCTGACCGCGCGCACGCTGCGCCAGTCCGAGTTCGTGGCGCTGGAGAAACTGGCCGGCGTCGACCCGGTCGAACTGCACAAGGCGATGCTGTCGGCCGACCGGTTCGTCCGCGAGGACAGCACCCTGCCGGTGGACGCGCCGACCCGGGCGGCGCTGCTGAACCGGTTCGGCATGTTCGGCATCCGGATCGCGATCGCGGTGCTGCGCGCCGGGGTGAACGATTCGGTGGCGCTGGCCGACGAGCTGCTCGAGCGCAGCGGGCTGGTGGCCCTGCGCGATGTGATCGACCAGCAGTTCGCGCAGCGCTCCGATCTGCTCAAGGCGCACACCGCGCTGGTGTCGCTGCGCCGGTTCGTGCAGAACTACCCGATCTACGCCACCCCGCGGATCATCGCCGACATCGACCCGCTGCTGGCCGACACCCACGCCTTCGAGGAGCTGCGGCTGCTCAGCCAGTTGCGTTCGCGGCCGACGACATTGAACGAAGACGAGATGGCCTCACTGCGCCGCATCATCGGCGGTTCGGGCACCGACGCGGCCAGCCGGCTCGGTCTGGGACCGGAGGCGCCCTACGACGGGCCGCGGGCGGCGTTCGCCGCCGCCCAGCGCTGGCGCCGGCGCGCCGAACACCCGCTCAACGATCCGTTCACCACCCGGGCCTGCCGGGCCGCGGCCCGCAGCGCCGAGGCGCTGGTCGCCGAGTTCGCCGCGCGCAACCGCACCTTCTAG